The nucleotide sequence TGAAACCATTGCAGCAGCGTACTTTTCAATTCATCCAACTGTGGATACGTATAGGTCTTACCTGTATTGGATTTGGCAATAAGTTCCCCGACTTCCCAATTGGTTGGGCCTATACCCAAGATAGGTCTTTTGGACGCCATATACTCAAATACTTTTCCCGGAATAATACCCTGGGTCTCTTCAGAATCTATCTCTATCAACAACAGCACTTGGGACTTTTTTTGATATTGTAAAGCCTCATCGTGCGAAATATAGCCCAATAATTTGGTATAGGATTGAAGACCATAAAAATAAATACTTTCCAAAACATCCGAACTAATAACGCCTGCCAATTGCAATTTGAAACATTTTTTGAAATCGGGGTATTCCTGAATTAATTCTGATAGCGCTTTCCAAAGATTCAGGGGGTTTCTCCCCGTAAGCAGGGATCCAATATGGGAAATGGTAAAATCAACATCCAAAGCCACGGAAATGCCAAGGCTTGTATCATAACCATTGGTAATAACAGTAATCGGTTTTTGGGTTATATGGGAAAACTCCAGTCTTGTGGTATTGCTGGTCACAATTATTTTGTCGGCCTCATTCAGTACCAAGTGCTCCAGCTTTTTGTGCTTGGCTTGGGAAGCATTGGTCAGTTTCAATTTTTTATGATAGCCGATCGAGGTCCAGGGATCCCGAAAATCCGTTATCCACCTAATTTTAGTGCGTTTCTTTAGTTCAAGGCCAATAAGATGCAAGCTATGTGGGGGTCCTGTAGTTATAACGGTTCCTATGTTTTCCAATTTAATGACATCGTGTAAAAAATCAACCGAAGGTTTTATCCAAAATTTTCTGGCATCGGGAATAAACAGATTTCCCCGTATCCATAACAACATTTTTTCTACAACAGATTGATTTTTGGAATTGATTATTCCAGCGCTTATCTTTTTGGTCTTTTTTTTGGAAAATATTCGGGCAAAGCCATAGGGTTCATATATGGGCTTTTTATATACTTTTATTCCTGCCGGTATTTCACCCGTTAAAGATGCGTCAATTATAGGATAATTGGGGTTTTCCGGAATATATACAGTGGGTTCTATTTCAAAATCCCTGAGGTATTTCACAAATTTCAACCATCGCTGTACTCCAGGTCCACCTGCCGGAGGCCAATAATAAGTGATGATGAGTACCTTCTGCATTAAGCCGTTGGTTTTTTCCTAGAGGCCCAAAAAGCATGGCCAATTCCAAAAAAGAACACCAAGACCAAGATTATGGAGCTTGCCATAGTTATGTTGCCTCCAACCTTAATAAGGCTTGGCTCAAACTTAAACTCAATTTTATGATTTCCTGCAGGTACCTCCAAGGCCCTCAACACATAATTCACTTCAAAATGTTCCTTTAGATTACCATCAATATAGGCGTTCCAACCATGTGGATAGTACATTTCGGAAAATACGGCAATTCCAGGATTGGTATTATTGGAACTGTAGGTTAAATGGTTAGGTTTGTATTCAACCAACTTTATGGAAGCTGTAGAATCTGTCCTAAAATTAAGATCTTTTATATTTTCAAACTTCGATTTATTAAAAACCGCCTTATGCTTTAAATCCAAGGTATTCAATGCCATTATTTCGTCATTGGCATTAAACACAGGCACCAACTCGTCAATAAACCATGCATTGCCATTAGCATCAGGATTTAATGCGGGATAGGTCCTACCCTCTTCATCCTGCTGCACCACATATTTAACGTTCAACATACTCAAAACCCTAACGTTATTCTTGGAAATATGAAAATCGAACAATTCCTGGATCCCCGCTGGTTTAGCAGCATGATACCCCCAAATAGATTGATGGAAATAAGCCGTACGGCCTCCCCCGCCAATTTCCGATGGATCGTATACCCTAAAAACAGTAGTGTCCTGAGCTATCTGTCGGTCCATATCAGTTTCCTGAAAAGGTTCCAGCATTCTTCTTTGGGCCACAAAATCGTCTTCATTTACATAGCGCTTTGCAACCCCTATCAAATCGAACATTACCAGTACCCCCAATAGAACAATCACCAAATTTTGCTTGAATTTATTTTTCAAATAAAACCAAATAACCAAGGCTGCCAAGGCTACAAAGATCAGTGACCTTAAAATATCTGTATTGTAAACGGCCTTACGATCCGCAACAATCAAGGAAACAATATCATCACCATAATACTGGCGATAGGTTTCATCGCTCTGTCCAGTAAAGCTGAACATTCCCTTCACCAGAAAAAGAAGCACTCCGATTCCCAAAGTAATGAATAGGGTTAATTTTAAATCCTTTAGTTTCTTGGAAGTATCCTCTTTGGGGTCAAAAAGTTGTACCAAAGCGAGGATGGCCAAAACAGGAACACAGAGTTCCAGAATTACCTGAATGGATGACACCGCCCTAAATTTATTGTACAACGGAAAATAATCGATCATTACATCCGTAAGGAGGCCAAAATTTTTGCCCCATGAAAGAAGGAGGGCCATTATAGTACCTCCCAAAAGCCACCATTTTGCTTTTCCCTTTACCAAAAATAGCCCTAGGACAAAGAGAAAAAACACCACGGCCCCAATATAGGCAGGGGCGGCAACAATAGGCTGGTCTCCCCAGTAAAGTGGCAAGGAACTGGTGAAATCCAATGCTTTGGTCCTGGATATACCATTCTCGGTCAAAAAGGTATAGGTCTTGGAATCGGCCCCAAGATCCTCGCCACCGGAACCGCCGAAAAGTCTTGGAACAAATAAATTCAAGGATTCTACAATCCCGTAACTATATTGGGTAATATATTCCCGATCCAGACCGGTACCACTTTCTTTAGGCTCTCCGTTGGCCGTAATGGTAAGGTCCGATTTTCCTCTTGTACTCCAATCCGCATATTCCTTGGTAGCCATTAGACTAGTGGCATTTGCTGCTATTCCCAGAAACACCGCCAAAATTAGGATTCCGACCGATATACCAAAATGCTTCAATTTCTTTTTCTTTATGGCATCCACTAGATATACAACCCCAAGAATAAGTATGAGTAACATAAAATAGTAGGTCATTTGGTAATGGTTGGCCCCCACTTCCAAGGCCATGGCAATAGCCGTTAGTAGGAACCCCCAAAGGTATTTCTTCCTAAAAACCAAAATAATCCCCCCCAAGAGCATTGGCATATAACCAATGGCATGTGCCTTTGCATTGTGACCTACCCCCAAAATAATGATCATATAGGTAGAAAAACCAAAGGCCAGTGCACCCAATACCGCCAACTTGTAATCTACCTTGAGACAGGATAACAAGATATAAAACCCGATAAGATATATAAAAAGATAATCTGCTGGCCTAGGTAAAAACCGGATAATCCGATCCAACTTTTTCACATAATCATGAGGATAATAAGCTCCCAATTGATAAGTGGGCATTCCGCCGAAGGCGCCATTGGTCCAGTACGGCTCCTCCCCTGTTTTCTTCCTAAAATCGTTTTGTTCCTTGGCCATTCCCGTAAATTGAACAATATCCGATTGCTCAATTACCTTCCCCTGAAGTACGGGATGGAAATAGGCCAATGCTACAATTACAAAAAATACGGTTACAAAAAAATGGATAAAAAAGGCACTTAGACCGTTTCTCATGTTTGGTTGTGGTAAATGGTTATTCAATTTCCTCAAAATCTATGTATTCTCCAACATTTTTTGAGCTGTTCTTTTTCTTGGTCGTTTTTTTATCAATTATAACGTCGCCAATTTGCTCTTCCTCCTGTGGTTGCTGACCTGCAAAACCTTCAAACTGTTCCTTAAAATGTTCCTCGGTCTTTTTTGCGGCATACCTAAACAGTTTAGGAGCAAACCATTTCGCCAGAATTTTAAGCAAATAGTATACTAAGAGTACAATTAGTATCGTTTTTAAAAAACCCATAATTAGTTGACAAATTTTATATCAAAAGTACAATTCTAACGTTGTATTAATAGTGCAAAAGTCTTAAAATAATAATAAAATAGTACCTATGGAGTATAATGTTTCCAAGAAACGCCTTATGAAAATACTAATATTTGGAATTTTCACCATTCCGTTGGTCGCTTTTTCACAGTACACCGATGTCATCAACTCTAACAGGCCTGGACTTTCCGTAAGCGCTTATGCTATAGGTACAAATGTTTTACAGGCCGAATTTGGCATTGGCTATGAACAACAGGACCACACTAGGTTAGCTACCGAATCCAATATTTTAGGAGCTGATCTGTCATTGCGTTACGGCCTTCTTTTCGAAACCTTGGAACTGAATTATGAAGGCACTTTCGACAATCAAAATAAAACATATACCAACACAGGGGTAGAAATTAAGAACACCGATTTTTCCAGAAACAGAATAGGTTTAAAATTTTTAGTCTACGATCCTTTTAAGAATCCCGAAAATAATAAACCCAATCTTTACAGCTGGAAGGCCAACTATGGTTTTAAGCTAAAAAACCTAATCCCTGCAGTATCGGTCTACGCAGGTGCCAATTTTGTATTGGGCGACAATCCCTTTTACCGTGGCGACCCCACAGTCTCCCCGAGGGTAATGGTTGCTACCCAAAGCAGGCTTACTCCCCGATTTGTACTTATTTCCAATATTGCATATGACAGATTGGGCTCTGATTTCCCGGAATGGAACTACACGGTATCCTTATCCCATGCCTTTAGAGATCCCAAATGGAGTGTCTTTGTGGAAAACCAAGGAATAAAAAGTGATCGGTACTCGGACGCGCTCCTTAGAGGTGGCGTAGCACATTTATTGGGTGAAAATATGCAGGTGGATATGAACTTGGGCGCCAGTTTTAAAAATACGCCCAGCAGGATCTTTGCCACAATGGGATTCTCCTATAGGGTAGATATGCACAGGGACAAGGTGAAGGCCATTGAAGATCAAAAGGCGGGAGAAAATGGCGGCCCCATCAACAAGAACGCCATGAAGAAAAAGAAAAAAG is from Arenibacter algicola and encodes:
- a CDS encoding glycosyltransferase family 4 protein, giving the protein MQKVLIITYYWPPAGGPGVQRWLKFVKYLRDFEIEPTVYIPENPNYPIIDASLTGEIPAGIKVYKKPIYEPYGFARIFSKKKTKKISAGIINSKNQSVVEKMLLWIRGNLFIPDARKFWIKPSVDFLHDVIKLENIGTVITTGPPHSLHLIGLELKKRTKIRWITDFRDPWTSIGYHKKLKLTNASQAKHKKLEHLVLNEADKIIVTSNTTRLEFSHITQKPITVITNGYDTSLGISVALDVDFTISHIGSLLTGRNPLNLWKALSELIQEYPDFKKCFKLQLAGVISSDVLESIYFYGLQSYTKLLGYISHDEALQYQKKSQVLLLIEIDSEETQGIIPGKVFEYMASKRPILGIGPTNWEVGELIAKSNTGKTYTYPQLDELKSTLLQWFQEYKKEQLTLPLAEVDQYHRRELTAKLSKYLAWE
- a CDS encoding transporter, with amino-acid sequence MKILIFGIFTIPLVAFSQYTDVINSNRPGLSVSAYAIGTNVLQAEFGIGYEQQDHTRLATESNILGADLSLRYGLLFETLELNYEGTFDNQNKTYTNTGVEIKNTDFSRNRIGLKFLVYDPFKNPENNKPNLYSWKANYGFKLKNLIPAVSVYAGANFVLGDNPFYRGDPTVSPRVMVATQSRLTPRFVLISNIAYDRLGSDFPEWNYTVSLSHAFRDPKWSVFVENQGIKSDRYSDALLRGGVAHLLGENMQVDMNLGASFKNTPSRIFATMGFSYRVDMHRDKVKAIEDQKAGENGGPINKNAMKKKKKGKNKGTGAEDIDLGPTKKQLRKLKKKEKNRDDSEIDF
- a CDS encoding YfhO family protein, whose amino-acid sequence is MRNGLSAFFIHFFVTVFFVIVALAYFHPVLQGKVIEQSDIVQFTGMAKEQNDFRKKTGEEPYWTNGAFGGMPTYQLGAYYPHDYVKKLDRIIRFLPRPADYLFIYLIGFYILLSCLKVDYKLAVLGALAFGFSTYMIIILGVGHNAKAHAIGYMPMLLGGIILVFRKKYLWGFLLTAIAMALEVGANHYQMTYYFMLLILILGVVYLVDAIKKKKLKHFGISVGILILAVFLGIAANATSLMATKEYADWSTRGKSDLTITANGEPKESGTGLDREYITQYSYGIVESLNLFVPRLFGGSGGEDLGADSKTYTFLTENGISRTKALDFTSSLPLYWGDQPIVAAPAYIGAVVFFLFVLGLFLVKGKAKWWLLGGTIMALLLSWGKNFGLLTDVMIDYFPLYNKFRAVSSIQVILELCVPVLAILALVQLFDPKEDTSKKLKDLKLTLFITLGIGVLLFLVKGMFSFTGQSDETYRQYYGDDIVSLIVADRKAVYNTDILRSLIFVALAALVIWFYLKNKFKQNLVIVLLGVLVMFDLIGVAKRYVNEDDFVAQRRMLEPFQETDMDRQIAQDTTVFRVYDPSEIGGGGRTAYFHQSIWGYHAAKPAGIQELFDFHISKNNVRVLSMLNVKYVVQQDEEGRTYPALNPDANGNAWFIDELVPVFNANDEIMALNTLDLKHKAVFNKSKFENIKDLNFRTDSTASIKLVEYKPNHLTYSSNNTNPGIAVFSEMYYPHGWNAYIDGNLKEHFEVNYVLRALEVPAGNHKIEFKFEPSLIKVGGNITMASSIILVLVFFFGIGHAFWASRKKPTA
- a CDS encoding DUF4834 family protein yields the protein MGFLKTILIVLLVYYLLKILAKWFAPKLFRYAAKKTEEHFKEQFEGFAGQQPQEEEQIGDVIIDKKTTKKKNSSKNVGEYIDFEEIE